A region from the Branchiostoma lanceolatum isolate klBraLanc5 chromosome 2, klBraLanc5.hap2, whole genome shotgun sequence genome encodes:
- the LOC136428493 gene encoding enoyl-[acyl-carrier-protein] reductase [NADPH] FabL-like: MSSDKVAVVTGGTRGIGYGIAQELASAGYNLILGYKANHQRAEGSKAELEETYKVRVFLVAGGTEEEATADAYFACLDKNFDGKLTALVHNAGSYHGPLPAKPDANGSWFAGWEAYEYYQNMYAKCFLWLMEKAVTRMEDGRGHIVAVSGVGCNSNTSPSLPYFTPGMAKSSMEYMVRHYAKQLAPRRITCNTVIPGMIDTEAWSIVKERIGNDGLEGMVNRLCGMKRWGTPREVGGVVAFLCSEKASFITGAAIPVDGAYHLK, encoded by the coding sequence ATGAGTTCTGACAAGGTCGCTGTCGTCACCGGAGGTACCCGCGGGATCGGCTACGGGATAGCCCAGGAGCTGGCCAGCGCAGGATATAACCTCATCCTGGGGTACAAGGCGAACCACCAGCGGGCCGAAGGCTCCAAGGCTGAGCTCGAGGAGACCTACAAGGTCCGCGTGTTCCTGGTGGCAGGGGGGACGGAGGAAGAGGCCACGGCGGACGCCTACTTCGCGTGCCTAGATAAGAATTTTGACGGCAAGCTGACGGCGCTGGTCCACAACGCCGGCAGTTACCACGGACCGCTGCCCGCCAAGCCAGATGCTAACGGCAGCTGGTTCGCAGGCTGGGAGGCGTACGAATACTACCAAAACATGTACGCCAAGTGCTTCCTCTGGTTGATGGAAAAGGCCGTGACACGCATGGAAGACGGCCGTGGGCACATCGTCGCCGTGTCGGGAGTCGGCTGCAACAGCAACACGAGCCCCAGCCTCCCTTACTTCACCCCGGGTATGGCCAAGTCCAGCATGGAGTACATGGTGAGGCACTACGCCAAGCAGCTGGCGCCCAGGCGGATCACCTGTAACACCGTCATCCCGGGGATGATCGACACAGAAGCTTGGTCAATTGTCAAGGAGAGGATCGGGAACGACGGGCTGGAGGGCATGGTGAACAGGCTCTGCGGGATGAAGCGCTGGGGCACCCCGAGGGAAGTCGGCGGCGTCGTGGCGTTCCTCTGCTCGGAGAAGGCGTCCTTTATCACCGGCGCGGCCATACCTGTGGATGGAGCGTATCATCTCAAGTAG
- the LOC136428492 gene encoding NSFL1 cofactor p47-like, which produces MADKDELQSQFVAVTGVDQGRAKFFLESAQWDLQVAIAHFYDTAGDDEMEETSPQAAGTSATQPGDSGKGGRSQSSSRFGSVAAFRRQESESDEEEGQAYYAGGSEHGGGQQIIGPPKKKPNPSTDDVVDKLFQSAKDHGAETVEPEEGAARPKPLAFKGTGYRLGATEADTQVVQGERDASRRQEKTIVLRMWKNGFTVDDGELRSYDDPANQEFLNSINKGEVPLELIRMCRGLEVALNLEDHRHEEWAPAKVATKAFSGEGHKLGSPTPNVVSAPAAAAGSGDRKTKEATAQSNVGMKDSEPTTSIQIRLADGSRLVAKFNHTNRVSDVRQFIATARPETAVARFVLMTTFPNKELTDESQTLAEANLLNAVIVQKMK; this is translated from the exons ATGGCGGACAAG gATGAGCTGCAATCCCAGTTTGTTGCAGTAACTGGTGTTGACCAGGGTCGAGCCAAGTTCTTCTTAGAGTCGGCACAATGGGATTTGCAG GTTGCTATAGCCCACTTCTATGACACAGCAGGAGATGATGAGATGGAAGAAACAAGTCCCCAGGCTGCAGGGACTTCAGCAACCCAACCTGGGGACAGTGGCAAGGGTGGCAG ATCTCAAAGCAGTTCTAGATTTGGCTCGGTTGCTGCCTTCAGAAGGCAGGAGTCTGAGTCTGATGAGGAAGAAGGACAGGCGTATTACGCAGGAGGTTCAGAACACGGGGGAGGGCAACAG ATCATAGGGCCGCCAAAGAAGAAGCCCAATCCCAGCACAGATGACGTTGTCGACAAGCTGTTCCAGTCGGCGAAGGATCACGGAGCTGAAACAGTGGAGCCAGAAGAGGGCGCTGCTCGCCCAAAACCCTTG GCATTTAAAGGAACTGGGTACAGACTTGGAGCTACTGAAGCGGACACTCAAGTTGTGCAAGGAGAGAGAGATGCTTCACGACGTCAAGAG AAAACTATTGTTTTGCGGATGTGGAAGAACGGGTTCACCGTAGATGATGGAGAACTTCGATCGTACGATGATCCAGCCAACCAGGAATTCCTGAACTCCATCAACAAAGG GGAAGTGCCGCTAGAACTGATCAGGATGTGCCGCGGACTGGAGGTGGCCTTGAACCTGGAAGATCATCGTCACGAGGAGTGGGCCCCGGCCAAGGTCGCCACCAAAGCCTTCTCGGGAGAGGGCCACAAGCTGGGCAGTCCGACTCCCAACGTCGTGTCGGCTCCCGCCGCGGCGGCGGGCAGCGGCGACAGGAAAACTAAGGAAGCAACGGCGCAGAGTAACGTGGGAATGAAGGACTCGGAGCCGACCACTAGTATCCAGATCAGGTTGGCCGACGGCTCGCGGCTAGTCGCCAAGTTTAACCACACCAACAGAGTCAGCGACGTGAGGCAGTTCATCGCCACGGCCAGGCCGGAAACGGCGGTCGCTCGATTCGTCCTGATGACGACGTTTCCTAACAAGGAACTGACCGACGAGAGTCAAACTCTAGCAGAGGCCAACCTGTTAAATGCAGTTATTGTGCAAAAGATGAAGTGA